Below is a genomic region from Streptomyces ferrugineus.
ATGCCGTTCTCGTCCATCAGGTCCATCAGCCGGTCCAGCCAGCCGAACTCCCGCTCCCCCGGCCGGGGTTCGAGCTTCGCCCAGGAGAAGACGCCGAGGGTGACCGAGTTGACGCCGGCCTCCTTCATCAGCCGGACGTCCTCGGGCCAGGTCTCCTCGGGCCACTGCTCGGGGTTGTAGTCGCCGCCGAAGAGGAGGCGGCCGCGGGTGGCGTCACCCATGCCCGCCATCAGGCCGGCTCCCCGTACTGCACGCCCCGCCCGTTGGTGGCGACGTAGACGCGGCCGTACACGCGCGGGTCGCCGGTGACGGCCGCGCCGATCCAGCCCCACTGGTGCCGGTCGTCGTTGATCCGCACCCAGGTCCCGGCCTCGTCGTCGGAGCGGTACACGGCGGTGATGGTCTCGGTGGAGCCGACCATGTAGACCGCCGGGTAGGAGGCGCCCCGGGCGGCCCTGCCGAAGCCGAGGGTGTACGAGGCCCGGCAGCTCGAGACCTTGGTGAAGGTGGCGCCGCCGTCGGTGGAGCGGTACAGCCCGTTCCCCTTGAGGCTCAGCCACAGGTCGCCGGACCGGCCCGGTGCCACGGCGAGCTGGAACTCCTTGTCGCCGGAGTTCAGCCCCGTGGCCCGCGCGGTGAAGGTCAGGCCGCCGTCGGTGCTGGCGTGGAGGGTGCCGGTGGCGGTGTCGAAGGCGTAGAAGGTGCCCGGGTCGACGGGGTCCGCGACCGGGGTGGCGCCCTTCGGGAAGGAGGTGACCTCGGCCCAGGTGGCGCCGTTGTCGGCGGAGCGCTGGGCCGGGTGGGGGGTGCCGTCCCAGTGCACGAAGGACCACAGCAGCACGCTGCCGTCGGCGTTGGTGGCGATCGGCCCCGGCGCGTCCTGGGCGAGGGCGGGCTGTGCCTCGAACGGCGCCCAGGTCTGCCCGCCGTCGTTCGAGTAGGCCCCGTTGCCGTTCTCGCCCCACCCCGCACGGACCACGTACGCCGGCTTCGCCGCGGCCTGGGCGAGCCCGGTGGCGGTCCCGAACACGGGGTTGGCCGCCATGCCGCCCGACGGGGACGCGGTGAGCGACTCGTGGTACATCACGCCGATGTCCCCGTTGCCGCTGATCAGATGGGCCTTGCCGGCCGGCGGCGAGATCAGCTGACGGACGGACGTCTCCTCCAGTCCGCGGATCCGCGGGGCCCAGTGCTTCAGGTCGCGGGTGCCGTAGATGGTCGCGCCGGTGCCGTAGAGGACATGCCGGGAGTCGTACGGGTCGAGGGCGAGGGCCTGGATCCACCAGCCGAACTTGGGCTGGTCCGCGCCCCACTTGAGGAAGGGTGTCTCGGAGACGTCGAAGACGGCCGTGTCCTTCAGGGACGTCCAGGTACGGCCGCCGTCGGTGCTGCGGAACACCGTGTCGACCGCCGCCCAGCGGTTGTTGGTGGAGACGACGAGGGTGCCGGGGCGGCGGGCGTCGACCGCGACACCGCCGTACCCGAAGCTGTCGTCGGAGCCGTCGCTCGTCGTACCCCCCGGCTTCACGGGCGTGACCTCGGTCCACTTCCCGTTGAGGGTGCACAGCTTGTGCACGCTGCCGTCGGACTGGCCGTTGGGGCCGGGTGCGTTGGCGTACGTGACGTACAGGTGGCGGGTGTACCTGTCGTACGCGGCCCGGATCGGCACCTTGGCGGCGGTGCCGGAGGGCCGGCCCGGGACGGCTTCCCAGGTCCGGCCGTCGGAGGTGCGGAACAGGTTGGCCGTGGTGCCGTCGCCGTCACCCCAGCCGGCGTACAGGCTGCGCCCGGCGGCGACGAGCAGGGTGACGCCCTGGCCACTCGCGCTGGGGGTGGCCGGGAAACCGGAGGCGGGGGCCCAGGTGGCACCCCGGTCGGTCGACTTGAGCAGTCCGTCGTGCCGGGTGCCGAGCCACAGGGTGTCACTGTCCCGCGGGTCGACGAGCAGCCGCTCCCCCGCGCCCCGCCCGTCCTCGTTGGCCCCGAGCTTCACGGTGAGGTCGGTGCGGGCCCAGGTGGCGCCGCGGTCGTCGGAGCGCAGCACGGCGCCGTTGCCGGCCCAGGACTGGGCGTAGGTGCCGAGGGCGAGGTACAGCCGGTTCGGGTGCGCCGGGTCGACGGCCATGGCCTCCACGCCGAGCAGGTTCCAGTCGTCCCAGCCGAGGTGGTCGGTCAGCGGGGTCCAGCGGCGGGTGCTGTCGTCCCAGCGGTAGGCGCCGCCGATGTCGGTACGGGCGTAGGCGAGGCCGCGGACGGAGGGGTGGAAGAGGACGCCGGTGACGAAACCGGTGCCGCCCATGACGGCGGTGCGCCAGCGGTACGCCTGGCCGGCGGGGACAGCGGTGGCCCGTCCAGCGGGCAACGGAACGGTGGTCAGCGCGGCAGCGGCAGCCGTTCCGGCAAGAACAGAGCGTCTGCTGGGTCGGGACGTACGCATGACATACCTCGTCTAATGCAAGAGGGGAGTGGAGAACCTAAAGGGGCGCGGGGCTGTTTCGATTTGCGGCTACCGCCGCGTGGGCGCGACCAGCCACAAACAACCCGCAGCCGCCACACAGCCGAAGCACCCCATTGAGTGGGCGCCAATCAGCCCTTGACGGCGCCCGTGAGCATGCCCTTCTTGAAATGCTTCTGGACGAAGGGAGAAAGGACGGCAACCGGCAGCAAAGCCATGACCATGACGGCCATTTGGACGGCCAGTCCCGACAGTTGCCCCGTCTTGATGGCCTGTCCCAGCCCCACCGGCGCCTCCTGCTTCTGCACCAGCTGGATCATGACGTTCTGCAGCGGCATCATGTCCTGGTCGTTCAGATACAGCGAGGCGTTGAACCACGCACTCCAGTACCCGACCGCGTAGAACAGCGTGATCACCGCGATGACGGCCCGCGACAGCGGCATGACGATCTGCCAGAGAATCCGGAAGTCCCCGGCGCCGTCGATGCGCGCGCTGTCGATGAGTTCCTGCGATATCCCTTGGAAGAACCCGCGCAGCACGAGGATGTTGAACACGCTCACCGCGCTCGGCAGGATCAGCGCCAGATAGGAATCCGTCAGCCCGAGGGTCTGCACCAGCAGATACGTCGGAATGAGCCCGGC
It encodes:
- a CDS encoding sialidase family protein, with product MRTSRPSRRSVLAGTAAAAALTTVPLPAGRATAVPAGQAYRWRTAVMGGTGFVTGVLFHPSVRGLAYARTDIGGAYRWDDSTRRWTPLTDHLGWDDWNLLGVEAMAVDPAHPNRLYLALGTYAQSWAGNGAVLRSDDRGATWARTDLTVKLGANEDGRGAGERLLVDPRDSDTLWLGTRHDGLLKSTDRGATWAPASGFPATPSASGQGVTLLVAAGRSLYAGWGDGDGTTANLFRTSDGRTWEAVPGRPSGTAAKVPIRAAYDRYTRHLYVTYANAPGPNGQSDGSVHKLCTLNGKWTEVTPVKPGGTTSDGSDDSFGYGGVAVDARRPGTLVVSTNNRWAAVDTVFRSTDGGRTWTSLKDTAVFDVSETPFLKWGADQPKFGWWIQALALDPYDSRHVLYGTGATIYGTRDLKHWAPRIRGLEETSVRQLISPPAGKAHLISGNGDIGVMYHESLTASPSGGMAANPVFGTATGLAQAAAKPAYVVRAGWGENGNGAYSNDGGQTWAPFEAQPALAQDAPGPIATNADGSVLLWSFVHWDGTPHPAQRSADNGATWAEVTSFPKGATPVADPVDPGTFYAFDTATGTLHASTDGGLTFTARATGLNSGDKEFQLAVAPGRSGDLWLSLKGNGLYRSTDGGATFTKVSSCRASYTLGFGRAARGASYPAVYMVGSTETITAVYRSDDEAGTWVRINDDRHQWGWIGAAVTGDPRVYGRVYVATNGRGVQYGEPA
- a CDS encoding carbohydrate ABC transporter permease; amino-acid sequence: MTAVIDKPVRKPGPWAAPPRPVWEEEPSKVGLASKGLVLGIACLAILFPLWIVIVTSLSTRKTIDEAGGLVMVPKDITFIAYQELLSGGQVTRAAIISVLVTLVGTAFSMTVSVLCAYGLSRTGSLGHRWILMTLLATMFFSAGLIPTYLLVQTLGLTDSYLALILPSAVSVFNILVLRGFFQGISQELIDSARIDGAGDFRILWQIVMPLSRAVIAVITLFYAVGYWSAWFNASLYLNDQDMMPLQNVMIQLVQKQEAPVGLGQAIKTGQLSGLAVQMAVMVMALLPVAVLSPFVQKHFKKGMLTGAVKG